One region of Sebastes fasciatus isolate fSebFas1 chromosome 1, fSebFas1.pri, whole genome shotgun sequence genomic DNA includes:
- the LOC141754769 gene encoding inter-alpha-trypsin inhibitor heavy chain H3-like isoform X3, with amino-acid sequence MPEQRLLWFPAMPALWTVTMLLWIYVCIWLPAQVQGDLVVSRREALTQETKEAVGARTIKKRSTSSANMVEVYSVRVDSTVTSRFAHTVMTSKALNKANSSQEIFFEVELPKTAFIVNFSMEIDGRMYTAEVKGKEKAKKQYDKAVSSGQTAGLVKASGRNMEMFSVSVNIAAKNSVTFVLTYEELLQRKLGQYEILTRVKPKQPVQEFQIVTNIYEPQGIAFVDASATFLSNELLPLVEKTVTDKKALIYFSPTMEQQRKCPGCEGTIIDGDFIIKYDVKRKDGLGEVQIVNGYFVHFFAPPNLARVPKNVVFVIDRSGSMSGRKIAQTRDALVAILNDLHEEDHFALILFDNDIITWKDSLTKATKGNVTKAIAYIKKLKDSGSTNINDAVLRAVSMLEKERKHKNLPERSADMVILLTDGMPNAGESNLGRIQENVRSAIGGKMAMYCLGFGNDVDYSFLDVMCRQNKGVARRIFEGSDAAVQLKGFYEEVASPLLLEVDLRYPDSAVVLLTKNHYSQLFNGSEIVVAGRLTDNDLDNFLVEVFAQGPEEDFQVQGMASVADLDVIYPGQEYIFGDFSERLWAYLTIQQLLEKRDIGTQQEKDNATAKALDMSLRYSFVTPLTSMVVTKPETEDGTEPPLIADKLTEDQRQEAERHGGSNPGSSAHFGSSGRGISQGGSSHGSSSRGGEWILSRPRGSSARGSSARVGSSRGGSSRGGSSRGGSSDVDGDPHFMIELPDRDDALCFNINDKPGTIFNLVRDPKSGFVVNGQIIGKKKVIPDGNVKTYFGRFGIIHQKFGLRLEVSTEDISVFYGGRQLVLPWSDTFSIKDTNMDFMLTKNSSLTVALRHSVKFMVIKHTKVWKRRHDQQDYLGFYTLDSHHLSASVHGLLGQFYHGVGFEVTDQEKLDATMYVKGQTLNVTRHWQKDFSRDVKNGENIPCWFVDNDGAGLVDGRPSDYIVSKLFKAAF; translated from the exons ATGGTGGAGGTGTACAGCGTGAGAGTGGACTCCACTGTGACATCTCGTTTCGCCCACACCGTCATGACCTCCAAGGCTCTGAACAAAGCAAACTCCTCCCAGGAAATCTTCTTCGAAGTGGAGCTGCCCAAGACTGCCTTCATCGTCAACTTCAGCAT GGAAATTGATGGTCGGATGTATACTGCGGAGGTGAAGGGGAAAGAGAAAGCTAAGAAACAGTATGATAAGGCCGTATCCTCTGGACAGACTGCTGGACTGGTGAA GGCTTCTGGACGGAATATGGAGATGTTTTCGGTGTCTGTCAACATTGCAGCCAAAAACAGCGTGACTTTCGTTCTGACCTACGAGGAGCTCCTTCAGAGGAAACTGGGCCAGTATGAGATTCTGACTCGAGTTAAACCCAAACAACCGGTGCAGGAGTTTCAG ATTGTGACAAACATCTATGAGCCTCAGGGAATTGCTTTTGTTGATGCCTCTGCAACCTTCCTCTCCAATGAGCTGCTCCCCCTGGTGGAGAAAACCGTCACAGACAAGAAG gCACTCATCTATTTCTCACCAACAATGGAGCAGCAGAGGAAATGTCCAGGATGTGAAGGCACCATCATTGACGGAGATTTCATCATCAAGTACGATGTGAAACGAAAAGACGGCCTCGGGGAAGTTCAG ATTGTCAACGGATACTTTGTGCACTTCTTCGCTCCACCTAACCTGGCCAGAGTCCCAAAGAATGTGGTGTTTGTGATCGACAGGAGCGGATCAATGAGTGGAAGAAAGATTGCACAG ACCCGGGATGCACTGGTCGCCATTCTGAATGACCTCCACGAAGAGGACCACTTTGCTCTCATCTTGTTTGATAATGACATTATCACCTGGAAGGACTCTCTTACCAAAGCAACAAAGGGAAATGTGACTAAAGCCATTGCCTACATCAAAAAACTAAAAGACAGTGGAT CCACCAACATCAATGACGCTGTACTGAGGGCAGTGAGCATgctggagaaagaaagaaaacataagAACCTTCCAGAGAGGAGTGCGGATATGGTTATTTTACTGACTGATGGGATGCCAAACGCCG GGGAGTCCAACCTGGGAAGGATTCAGGAGAATGTGCGCTCTGCTATCGGAGGAAAGATGGCCATGTACTGTCTTGGATTTGGAAATGATGTGGATTACTCCTTCCTGGATGTGATGTGCAGACAAAACAAAGGAGTGGCCCGCAGAATTTTTGAGGGTTCAGATGCAGCTGTTCAACTCAAG GGTTTCTATGAGGAGGTGGCCAGCCCTCTGCTCCTGGAGGTGGACCTGCGTTATCCTGACAGTGCAGTGGTCCTCTTGACCAAAAACCACTACAGCCAGTTGTTTAACGGCTCAGAGATTGTGGTGGCCGGTCGGCTGACCGACAATGACCTGGATAACTTCTTGGTGGAAGTGTTCGCCCAGGGG CCTGAAGAGGACTTCCAGGTGCAGGGAATGGCCAGTGTGGCAGACCTGGATGTGATCTACCCAGGACAAGAGTACATCTTTGGGGATTTCTCAGAGCGTCTGTGGGCCTACCTCACCATCCAACAGCTACTGGAGAAGAG AGACATTGGTACTCAGCAGGAGAAAGACAACGCGACAGCCAAGGCCCTGGACATGTCCCTGCGATACAGCTTTGTCACCCCTCTCACCTCCATGGTGGTCACCAAGCCTGAAACTGAGGACGGAACAGAACCTCCTCTCATCGCTGACAAGCTGACTGAGG ACCAGCGACAGGAAGCAGAGAGACACGGCG GTTCAAATCCAGGTTCCTCTGCCCATTTTGGTAGTTCCGGTCGTGGCATTTCCCAGGGTGGCAGCTCTCATGGTAGCAGTTCCCGTGGTGGCGAATGGATCCTTTCCCGTCCCCGTGGTAGCAGTGCCCGTGGTAGCAGTGCCCGTGTTGGCAGTTCCCGTGGTGGCAGTTCCCGTGGTGGCAGTTCCCGTGGTGGCAGTTCAGATG TGGACGGAGATCCTCACTTCATGATAGAGCTGCCAGACAGAGACGACGCTCTGTGCTTCAACATCAACGACAAACCAGGAACCATTTTCAACCTGGTCAGAGACCCAAAATCAG GCTTCGTGGTGAACGGCCAAATTATTGGCAAGAAGAAAGTTATTCCAGACGGTAACGTCAAAACCTACTTTGGCCGTTTTGGTATCATCCACCAGAAGTTTGGGTTGAGGCTGGAGGTGAGCACTGAGGACATCTCAGTCTTCTACGGTGGCCGGCAGCTCGTGCTGCCGTGGTCTGATACATTCTCTATTAAAGATACCAA TATGGACTTCATGTTAACTAAGAACAGCAGCCTGACGGTGGCGCTGAGGCACTCGGTTAAATTTATGGTCATTAAACACACAAAGGTTTGGAAGAGACGCCACGATCAACAAGACTACCTGGGTTTCTACACCCTGGACAGCCACCACTTGTCTGCTTCGGTTCACGGCTTGCTAG GTCAGTTCTACCATGGCGTTGGGTTCGAGGTGACAGACCAGGAGAAATTAGATGCCACCATGTATGTGAAGGGACAAACACTCAACGTGACCAG ACACTGGCAGAAGGACTTCAGCAGGGATGTGAAGAATGGGGAAAATATTCCCTGCTGGTTTGTTGACAACGATGGAGCCGGCCTCGTCGATGGCAGACCCTCAGACTACATTGTGTCAAAGCTTTTTAAGGCTGctttttga
- the LOC141754769 gene encoding inter-alpha-trypsin inhibitor heavy chain H3-like isoform X1, giving the protein MPEQRLLWFPAMPALWTVTMLLWIYVCIWLPAQVQGDLVVSRREALTQSCCVVFQETKEAVGARTIKKRSTSSANMVEVYSVRVDSTVTSRFAHTVMTSKALNKANSSQEIFFEVELPKTAFIVNFSMEIDGRMYTAEVKGKEKAKKQYDKAVSSGQTAGLVKASGRNMEMFSVSVNIAAKNSVTFVLTYEELLQRKLGQYEILTRVKPKQPVQEFQIVTNIYEPQGIAFVDASATFLSNELLPLVEKTVTDKKALIYFSPTMEQQRKCPGCEGTIIDGDFIIKYDVKRKDGLGEVQIVNGYFVHFFAPPNLARVPKNVVFVIDRSGSMSGRKIAQTRDALVAILNDLHEEDHFALILFDNDIITWKDSLTKATKGNVTKAIAYIKKLKDSGSTNINDAVLRAVSMLEKERKHKNLPERSADMVILLTDGMPNAGESNLGRIQENVRSAIGGKMAMYCLGFGNDVDYSFLDVMCRQNKGVARRIFEGSDAAVQLKGFYEEVASPLLLEVDLRYPDSAVVLLTKNHYSQLFNGSEIVVAGRLTDNDLDNFLVEVFAQGPEEDFQVQGMASVADLDVIYPGQEYIFGDFSERLWAYLTIQQLLEKRDIGTQQEKDNATAKALDMSLRYSFVTPLTSMVVTKPETEDGTEPPLIADKLTEDQRQEAERHGGSNPGSSAHFGSSGRGISQGGSSHGSSSRGGEWILSRPRGSSARGSSARVGSSRGGSSRGGSSRGGSSDVDGDPHFMIELPDRDDALCFNINDKPGTIFNLVRDPKSGFVVNGQIIGKKKVIPDGNVKTYFGRFGIIHQKFGLRLEVSTEDISVFYGGRQLVLPWSDTFSIKDTNMDFMLTKNSSLTVALRHSVKFMVIKHTKVWKRRHDQQDYLGFYTLDSHHLSASVHGLLGQFYHGVGFEVTDQEKLDATMYVKGQTLNVTRHWQKDFSRDVKNGENIPCWFVDNDGAGLVDGRPSDYIVSKLFKAAF; this is encoded by the exons ATGGTGGAGGTGTACAGCGTGAGAGTGGACTCCACTGTGACATCTCGTTTCGCCCACACCGTCATGACCTCCAAGGCTCTGAACAAAGCAAACTCCTCCCAGGAAATCTTCTTCGAAGTGGAGCTGCCCAAGACTGCCTTCATCGTCAACTTCAGCAT GGAAATTGATGGTCGGATGTATACTGCGGAGGTGAAGGGGAAAGAGAAAGCTAAGAAACAGTATGATAAGGCCGTATCCTCTGGACAGACTGCTGGACTGGTGAA GGCTTCTGGACGGAATATGGAGATGTTTTCGGTGTCTGTCAACATTGCAGCCAAAAACAGCGTGACTTTCGTTCTGACCTACGAGGAGCTCCTTCAGAGGAAACTGGGCCAGTATGAGATTCTGACTCGAGTTAAACCCAAACAACCGGTGCAGGAGTTTCAG ATTGTGACAAACATCTATGAGCCTCAGGGAATTGCTTTTGTTGATGCCTCTGCAACCTTCCTCTCCAATGAGCTGCTCCCCCTGGTGGAGAAAACCGTCACAGACAAGAAG gCACTCATCTATTTCTCACCAACAATGGAGCAGCAGAGGAAATGTCCAGGATGTGAAGGCACCATCATTGACGGAGATTTCATCATCAAGTACGATGTGAAACGAAAAGACGGCCTCGGGGAAGTTCAG ATTGTCAACGGATACTTTGTGCACTTCTTCGCTCCACCTAACCTGGCCAGAGTCCCAAAGAATGTGGTGTTTGTGATCGACAGGAGCGGATCAATGAGTGGAAGAAAGATTGCACAG ACCCGGGATGCACTGGTCGCCATTCTGAATGACCTCCACGAAGAGGACCACTTTGCTCTCATCTTGTTTGATAATGACATTATCACCTGGAAGGACTCTCTTACCAAAGCAACAAAGGGAAATGTGACTAAAGCCATTGCCTACATCAAAAAACTAAAAGACAGTGGAT CCACCAACATCAATGACGCTGTACTGAGGGCAGTGAGCATgctggagaaagaaagaaaacataagAACCTTCCAGAGAGGAGTGCGGATATGGTTATTTTACTGACTGATGGGATGCCAAACGCCG GGGAGTCCAACCTGGGAAGGATTCAGGAGAATGTGCGCTCTGCTATCGGAGGAAAGATGGCCATGTACTGTCTTGGATTTGGAAATGATGTGGATTACTCCTTCCTGGATGTGATGTGCAGACAAAACAAAGGAGTGGCCCGCAGAATTTTTGAGGGTTCAGATGCAGCTGTTCAACTCAAG GGTTTCTATGAGGAGGTGGCCAGCCCTCTGCTCCTGGAGGTGGACCTGCGTTATCCTGACAGTGCAGTGGTCCTCTTGACCAAAAACCACTACAGCCAGTTGTTTAACGGCTCAGAGATTGTGGTGGCCGGTCGGCTGACCGACAATGACCTGGATAACTTCTTGGTGGAAGTGTTCGCCCAGGGG CCTGAAGAGGACTTCCAGGTGCAGGGAATGGCCAGTGTGGCAGACCTGGATGTGATCTACCCAGGACAAGAGTACATCTTTGGGGATTTCTCAGAGCGTCTGTGGGCCTACCTCACCATCCAACAGCTACTGGAGAAGAG AGACATTGGTACTCAGCAGGAGAAAGACAACGCGACAGCCAAGGCCCTGGACATGTCCCTGCGATACAGCTTTGTCACCCCTCTCACCTCCATGGTGGTCACCAAGCCTGAAACTGAGGACGGAACAGAACCTCCTCTCATCGCTGACAAGCTGACTGAGG ACCAGCGACAGGAAGCAGAGAGACACGGCG GTTCAAATCCAGGTTCCTCTGCCCATTTTGGTAGTTCCGGTCGTGGCATTTCCCAGGGTGGCAGCTCTCATGGTAGCAGTTCCCGTGGTGGCGAATGGATCCTTTCCCGTCCCCGTGGTAGCAGTGCCCGTGGTAGCAGTGCCCGTGTTGGCAGTTCCCGTGGTGGCAGTTCCCGTGGTGGCAGTTCCCGTGGTGGCAGTTCAGATG TGGACGGAGATCCTCACTTCATGATAGAGCTGCCAGACAGAGACGACGCTCTGTGCTTCAACATCAACGACAAACCAGGAACCATTTTCAACCTGGTCAGAGACCCAAAATCAG GCTTCGTGGTGAACGGCCAAATTATTGGCAAGAAGAAAGTTATTCCAGACGGTAACGTCAAAACCTACTTTGGCCGTTTTGGTATCATCCACCAGAAGTTTGGGTTGAGGCTGGAGGTGAGCACTGAGGACATCTCAGTCTTCTACGGTGGCCGGCAGCTCGTGCTGCCGTGGTCTGATACATTCTCTATTAAAGATACCAA TATGGACTTCATGTTAACTAAGAACAGCAGCCTGACGGTGGCGCTGAGGCACTCGGTTAAATTTATGGTCATTAAACACACAAAGGTTTGGAAGAGACGCCACGATCAACAAGACTACCTGGGTTTCTACACCCTGGACAGCCACCACTTGTCTGCTTCGGTTCACGGCTTGCTAG GTCAGTTCTACCATGGCGTTGGGTTCGAGGTGACAGACCAGGAGAAATTAGATGCCACCATGTATGTGAAGGGACAAACACTCAACGTGACCAG ACACTGGCAGAAGGACTTCAGCAGGGATGTGAAGAATGGGGAAAATATTCCCTGCTGGTTTGTTGACAACGATGGAGCCGGCCTCGTCGATGGCAGACCCTCAGACTACATTGTGTCAAAGCTTTTTAAGGCTGctttttga
- the LOC141754769 gene encoding inter-alpha-trypsin inhibitor heavy chain H3-like isoform X7, whose protein sequence is MPEQRLFWFPVMPALWTVTMLLWICVCIWLPAQVQGALVVSRRDALGQETKEALAPRTIKKRSTSSANMVEVYSVRVDSTVTSRFAHTVMTSKALNKANSSQEIFFEVELPKTAFIVNFSMEIDGRMYTAEVKGKEKAKKQYDKAVSSGQTAGLVKASGRNMEMFSVSVNIAAKNSVTFVLTYEELLQRKLGQYEILTRVKPKQPVQEFQIVTNIYEPQGIAFVDASATFLSNELLPLVEKTVTDKKALIYFSPTMEQQRKCPGCEGTIIDGDFIIKYDVKRKDGLGEVQIVNGYFVHFFAPPNLARVPKNVVFVIDRSGSMSGRKIAQTRDALVAILNDLHEEDHFALILFDNDIITWKDSLTKATKGNVTKAIAYIKKLKDSGSTNINDAVLRAVSMLEKERKHKNLPERSADMVILLTDGMPNAGESNLGRIQENVRSAIGGKMAMYCLGFGNDVDYSFLDVMCRQNKGVARRIFEGSDAAVQLKGFYEEVASPLLLEVDLRYPDSAVVLLTKNHYSQLFNGSEIVVAGRLTDNDLDNFLVEVFAQGPEEDFQVQGMASVADLDVIYPGQEYIFGDFSERLWAYLTIQQLLEKRDIGTQQEKDNATAKALDMSLRYSFVTPLTSMVVTKPETEDGTEPPLIADKLTEDQRQEAERHGGSNPGSSAHFGSSGRGISQGGSSHGSSSRGGEWILSRPRGSSARGSSARVGSSRGGSSRGGSSRVDGDPHFMIELPDRDDALCFNINDKPGTIFNLVRDPKSGFVVNGQIIGKKKVIPDGNVKTYFGRFGIIHQKFGLRLEVSTEDISVFYGGRQLVLPWSDTFSIKDTNMDFMLTKNSSLTVALRHSVKFMVIKHTKVWKRRHDQQDYLGFYTLDSHHLSASVHGLLGQFYHGVGFEVTDQEKLDATMYVKGQTLNVTRHWQKDFSRDVKNGENIPCWFVDNDGAGLVDGRPSDYIVSKLFKAAF, encoded by the exons ATGCCGGAGCAGAGGCTCTTCTGGTTCCCAGTCATGCCTGCTCTGTGGACAGTCACCATGCTGCTGTGGATTTGTGTTTGCATCTGGCTTCCAGCTCAGGTTCAGGGAGCGCTGGTGGTTTCTCGCAGAGATGCTCTGGGGCAG GAAACCAAAGAAGCTCTGGCCCCCAGGACAATAAAG AAAAGAAGCACGAGCTCTGCGAAT ATGGTGGAGGTGTACAGCGTGAGAGTGGACTCCACTGTGACATCTCGTTTCGCCCACACCGTCATGACCTCCAAGGCTCTGAACAAAGCAAACTCCTCCCAGGAAATCTTCTTCGAAGTGGAGCTGCCCAAGACTGCCTTCATCGTCAACTTCAGCAT GGAAATTGATGGTCGGATGTATACTGCGGAGGTGAAGGGGAAAGAGAAAGCTAAGAAACAGTATGATAAGGCCGTATCCTCTGGACAGACTGCTGGACTGGTGAA GGCTTCTGGACGGAATATGGAGATGTTTTCGGTGTCTGTCAACATTGCAGCCAAAAACAGCGTGACTTTCGTTCTGACCTACGAGGAGCTCCTTCAGAGGAAACTGGGCCAGTATGAGATTCTGACTCGAGTTAAACCCAAACAACCGGTGCAGGAGTTTCAG ATTGTGACAAACATCTATGAGCCTCAGGGAATTGCTTTTGTTGATGCCTCTGCAACCTTCCTCTCCAATGAGCTGCTCCCCCTGGTGGAGAAAACCGTCACAGACAAGAAG gCACTCATCTATTTCTCACCAACAATGGAGCAGCAGAGGAAATGTCCAGGATGTGAAGGCACCATCATTGACGGAGATTTCATCATCAAGTACGATGTGAAACGAAAAGACGGCCTCGGGGAAGTTCAG ATTGTCAACGGATACTTTGTGCACTTCTTCGCTCCACCTAACCTGGCCAGAGTCCCAAAGAATGTGGTGTTTGTGATCGACAGGAGCGGATCAATGAGTGGAAGAAAGATTGCACAG ACCCGGGATGCACTGGTCGCCATTCTGAATGACCTCCACGAAGAGGACCACTTTGCTCTCATCTTGTTTGATAATGACATTATCACCTGGAAGGACTCTCTTACCAAAGCAACAAAGGGAAATGTGACTAAAGCCATTGCCTACATCAAAAAACTAAAAGACAGTGGAT CCACCAACATCAATGACGCTGTACTGAGGGCAGTGAGCATgctggagaaagaaagaaaacataagAACCTTCCAGAGAGGAGTGCGGATATGGTTATTTTACTGACTGATGGGATGCCAAACGCCG GGGAGTCCAACCTGGGAAGGATTCAGGAGAATGTGCGCTCTGCTATCGGAGGAAAGATGGCCATGTACTGTCTTGGATTTGGAAATGATGTGGATTACTCCTTCCTGGATGTGATGTGCAGACAAAACAAAGGAGTGGCCCGCAGAATTTTTGAGGGTTCAGATGCAGCTGTTCAACTCAAG GGTTTCTATGAGGAGGTGGCCAGCCCTCTGCTCCTGGAGGTGGACCTGCGTTATCCTGACAGTGCAGTGGTCCTCTTGACCAAAAACCACTACAGCCAGTTGTTTAACGGCTCAGAGATTGTGGTGGCCGGTCGGCTGACCGACAATGACCTGGATAACTTCTTGGTGGAAGTGTTCGCCCAGGGG CCTGAAGAGGACTTCCAGGTGCAGGGAATGGCCAGTGTGGCAGACCTGGATGTGATCTACCCAGGACAAGAGTACATCTTTGGGGATTTCTCAGAGCGTCTGTGGGCCTACCTCACCATCCAACAGCTACTGGAGAAGAG AGACATTGGTACTCAGCAGGAGAAAGACAACGCGACAGCCAAGGCCCTGGACATGTCCCTGCGATACAGCTTTGTCACCCCTCTCACCTCCATGGTGGTCACCAAGCCTGAAACTGAGGACGGAACAGAACCTCCTCTCATCGCTGACAAGCTGACTGAGG ACCAGCGACAGGAAGCAGAGAGACACGGCG GTTCAAATCCAGGTTCCTCTGCCCATTTTGGTAGTTCCGGTCGTGGCATTTCCCAGGGTGGCAGCTCTCATGGTAGCAGTTCCCGTGGTGGCGAATGGATCCTTTCCCGTCCCCGTGGTAGCAGTGCCCGTGGTAGCAGTGCCCGTGTTGGCAGTTCCCGTGGTGGCAGTTCCCGTGGTGGCAGTTCCCGTG TGGACGGAGATCCTCACTTCATGATAGAGCTGCCAGACAGAGACGACGCTCTGTGCTTCAACATCAACGACAAACCAGGAACCATTTTCAACCTGGTCAGAGACCCAAAATCAG GCTTCGTGGTGAACGGCCAAATTATTGGCAAGAAGAAAGTTATTCCAGACGGTAACGTCAAAACCTACTTTGGCCGTTTTGGTATCATCCACCAGAAGTTTGGGTTGAGGCTGGAGGTGAGCACTGAGGACATCTCAGTCTTCTACGGTGGCCGGCAGCTCGTGCTGCCGTGGTCTGATACATTCTCTATTAAAGATACCAA TATGGACTTCATGTTAACTAAGAACAGCAGCCTGACGGTGGCGCTGAGGCACTCGGTTAAATTTATGGTCATTAAACACACAAAGGTTTGGAAGAGACGCCACGATCAACAAGACTACCTGGGTTTCTACACCCTGGACAGCCACCACTTGTCTGCTTCGGTTCACGGCTTGCTAG GTCAGTTCTACCATGGCGTTGGGTTCGAGGTGACAGACCAGGAGAAATTAGATGCCACCATGTATGTGAAGGGACAAACACTCAACGTGACCAG ACACTGGCAGAAGGACTTCAGCAGGGATGTGAAGAATGGGGAAAATATTCCCTGCTGGTTTGTTGACAACGATGGAGCCGGCCTCGTCGATGGCAGACCCTCAGACTACATTGTGTCAAAGCTTTTTAAGGCTGctttttga